The genomic stretch TGGAGAACCGCGCCACCAGCGTGTTCTTGTACTCGGTCAGGTCGATGCCCGGCACCGGCGCCAGTTGCGGGGTCACGTCCAGGTCCATGTAGGTGCTCATGTAGCGCACGAACAGTGGGTCGTTCATGGTGTCGTGGACGAAGCGGTAACCCTTCAAAAAGCCCAGATAGGTCAGGGCCAGATGGCTGCCGTTGAGCAGTTTGATCTTCATCTCTTCGTAGGGCGAAACATCGTCGGTGAACTGCACGCCGACCTTTTCCCAGGCCGGGCGGCCGTTGACGAACTTGTCTTCCAGCACCCATTGCACAAACGGTTCGCACACCACTGGCCAGGCGTCGTCGACGGCGTGTTTGTCCGCCAGTTGCAGGCGATGCGCGGTGCTGGTCATCGGGGTGATACGGTCGACCATGGCGTTGGGGAAGCTGACGTTGGCGTCGATCCAGTCGCGCAAATCCGGGTCAAGCAGCGCGGTGAAGGCCAGCAGTGCCTTGCGGGTGACGGCGCCGTTGTGTGGCAGGTTATCGCAGGACATCACGGTAAACGCCGGAATGCCCGCCGCACGTCGCCTGGCCAGCGCCGCGCAGAGGAAACCGAACACGGTTTGCGGCTGTTGCGGGTAAGTCAGGTCGTGCTGAATCTGTGGCAGGTGCGTCATGAACTCGCCGTTGCTGTCATCGATGCAATAGCCACCCTCGGTGATGGTCAGCGAGACGATGCGGATCTGCGGGTCGGCGAGTTTGTCGATCAGCACCTGGGCGCTGTCCTCGGCCAGCAGCATGTCGCGGATCGCACCGATGACGCGGACTTCGGTGTCGTCGCTGTCACCCAGTTCGAACAGGGTGAACAGGTAGTCCTGTTCCTTGAGGTCGTCACGGGCGCGGCGGTCTTCGGTGCGCAGGCCGACGCCGCAGATCGCCCAGTCCAGCGCTTCGCCGGTGTTCATCAGCGCATCGGTGTAATACGCCTGATGCGCGCGATGGAAGCCGCCGACGCCAATGTGGGCGATGCCCTGGCGTGTGTCACTGAGGCTGTAGGCCGGCAACTTCACTTCGGCGGCGAGGCGATTGAGGTTCTGTTTGTTGAGTTTCATCGGGTCAGTCTCGAAATCAGGCGGCGGCGCGCAACGGGCGGGTCAACGCCACGCCGTCGGCATCGAACAGATGGCAGTGGGAGGCATCCAGGTGCAGGTTCAGTTGTTCGCCGTAACGGCTTGCCAGATCACCGCGCACGCGCATGGTCAGGGCTTCGCCGGCGTTGGTCTTGACGTGGCAGAAGGTGTCGCTGCCCAGCCGTTCGCTGACGTCGGCGGTGACTTGCAGGGTGCAGTCGCCCGGTTGCGCCAGCTCCAGATGTTCCGGGCGAATGCCCAGGGTCACGGCGCTGCCGACGCTCAGGTTTGCCGCGTTGAACGGCAGGGTGATGCGTGTGCCGGCGTCCAGAGAAACTTCGCAGCTCTGGCCGTCGACCCGGGCGATCTTGCCCTTGAGGAAACCCATTTTCGGCGTGCCGAGGAACCCGGCGACGAACAGGTTGGCGGGGTTGTGATACAGGTCCAGCGGCGAGCCGACCTGTTCGATCTTGCCGCCATTGAGTACCACGACTTTGTCGGCCATGGTCATGGCTTCGACCTGATCGTGGGTCACGTAAATCATCGTCGCCTTGAGGTCCTTGTGCAGGCGCAGCAGCTCCAGGCGCATCTGCACCCGCAGGGCGGCGTCGAGGTTGGACAGCGGTTCGTCGAACAGGAATATTTTCGGGTTGCGCACGATCGCCCGGCCGATGGCCACGCGCTGACGCTGACCGCCGGACAGTTGCTTCGGCTTGCGTTCGAGCATCGGGCCGAGTTCGAGAATCCGTGCCGCTTCGCCGACTTTCTTCTCGACTTCTGCCTTCGGTACGCCGGCCAGGTCGAGGGCGAACGACATGTTCTTTTTCACGGTCATGTGCGGATACAGCGCGTAGGTCTGGAACACCATCGCCAGATCACGCTTGGCCGGGCTGACTTCGGTGATGTCGCGCCCGTCCAGTTCGATGGTGCCGCCGCTGACTTCTTCCAGGCCGGCGATCAGTCGCAGCAGGGTGGATTTGCCGCAGCCCGACGGGCCGACGAATACCACGAATTCCTTGTCGTTCACCTCAAGGTCGATGCCCTTGATGATGGAAAAACCTTCGAAGCCTTTTTGCAGATTCTTGATTTTCAGGTTGGCCATGGTGGCGCTCCTCATACGAATTCTTATTTC from Pseudomonas allokribbensis encodes the following:
- a CDS encoding mannitol dehydrogenase family protein, whose translation is MKLNKQNLNRLAAEVKLPAYSLSDTRQGIAHIGVGGFHRAHQAYYTDALMNTGEALDWAICGVGLRTEDRRARDDLKEQDYLFTLFELGDSDDTEVRVIGAIRDMLLAEDSAQVLIDKLADPQIRIVSLTITEGGYCIDDSNGEFMTHLPQIQHDLTYPQQPQTVFGFLCAALARRRAAGIPAFTVMSCDNLPHNGAVTRKALLAFTALLDPDLRDWIDANVSFPNAMVDRITPMTSTAHRLQLADKHAVDDAWPVVCEPFVQWVLEDKFVNGRPAWEKVGVQFTDDVSPYEEMKIKLLNGSHLALTYLGFLKGYRFVHDTMNDPLFVRYMSTYMDLDVTPQLAPVPGIDLTEYKNTLVARFSNQAIADQLERVCSDGSSKFPKFTIPTINRLIADGRETKRAALVVAAWALYLKGVDENGDTYSIPDPRAAFCQALVAEDSLITERLLGVEEIFGTAIPRSTEFVAAFEWCLKSLREEGVTRTLESILS
- a CDS encoding ABC transporter ATP-binding protein: MANLKIKNLQKGFEGFSIIKGIDLEVNDKEFVVFVGPSGCGKSTLLRLIAGLEEVSGGTIELDGRDITEVSPAKRDLAMVFQTYALYPHMTVKKNMSFALDLAGVPKAEVEKKVGEAARILELGPMLERKPKQLSGGQRQRVAIGRAIVRNPKIFLFDEPLSNLDAALRVQMRLELLRLHKDLKATMIYVTHDQVEAMTMADKVVVLNGGKIEQVGSPLDLYHNPANLFVAGFLGTPKMGFLKGKIARVDGQSCEVSLDAGTRITLPFNAANLSVGSAVTLGIRPEHLELAQPGDCTLQVTADVSERLGSDTFCHVKTNAGEALTMRVRGDLASRYGEQLNLHLDASHCHLFDADGVALTRPLRAAA